The proteins below are encoded in one region of Candidatus Dependentiae bacterium:
- the sufC gene encoding Fe-S cluster assembly ATPase SufC, with product MNKILEIKNLSVCVNDKKILKNVNLSIENGQIHAIMGPNGSGKSTLSYTLMGMPGYKINEGQIFFNGQIINNLSVNLRAKMGLFLAFQNPYEIEGLNIKTFLRAAYNSLYNNTEKELDFDQFEEYLQTKVKQLSINPEFLKRSLNVGFSGGEKKRLEVLQLSVLQPKLIILDEIDSGLDVDALKDVCESIIQIKKDNKDISLIVITHYPRILKYLKPDFVHIMQDGSIINSGDISLAEKIEQEGY from the coding sequence GTGAATAAAATTTTAGAAATAAAAAACTTATCTGTTTGCGTAAATGATAAAAAAATATTAAAAAATGTTAATTTATCAATAGAAAATGGGCAAATTCATGCCATTATGGGGCCGAATGGTTCAGGCAAAAGTACATTATCTTATACTCTTATGGGTATGCCCGGATACAAAATTAATGAAGGCCAAATATTTTTTAATGGACAAATTATCAACAATTTATCTGTAAATCTAAGAGCTAAGATGGGTCTATTTTTGGCTTTTCAAAATCCTTATGAGATAGAAGGTTTAAATATTAAGACTTTTTTGCGTGCCGCATATAATTCTTTATATAATAATACAGAGAAAGAACTCGATTTTGATCAATTTGAAGAATATTTACAAACAAAAGTAAAGCAACTATCCATTAATCCCGAATTTTTGAAAAGAAGTTTAAATGTTGGATTTTCAGGTGGTGAAAAAAAACGCTTGGAAGTTTTGCAACTATCTGTGTTGCAACCAAAGCTTATAATTTTAGACGAAATAGATTCGGGGCTTGATGTTGATGCCCTAAAAGATGTATGCGAAAGTATCATTCAAATTAAAAAAGATAATAAAGATATTTCTTTAATTGTTATCACACATTATCCAAGAATTTTAAAATATCTCAAACCTGATTTTGTACATATTATGCAAGATGGATCTATTATAAATTCCGGAGATATTTCTTTGGCTGAAAAAATAGAGCAAGAGGGATATTAA
- the sufB gene encoding Fe-S cluster assembly protein SufB has protein sequence MSGNCNSCDNICSQNINLNNKKGLNQETIKAISKLKNEPSWMLDYRLNSFNFFKNKEMQNWGPDLSKLNFDDLSFYFDPKSKDSNSWENVNPEIKKTFDNLGVAKNSDESLAGQGAQYESEVVYHNLKKEWQDKGVIFLGTDMALKKYPEIFEKYFGTVIKYDDNKFSALNSAVWSGGSFIYVPKNVKIDIPLQAYYRIEQQNLGQFERTLIIADENSSVSYVEGCTAKNYSSNNLHSAVVEIIAHENATVKYYTVQNWSNSVYNLVTKRAIAHKNACVEWIDANIGSSITMKYPAVILAGENARTSILSLAIAGKSQIQDSGAKAIHLADNTTSKIISKSISSNGGNAIFRGKVKVVKNALNCKSFMQCDSLITDKISKAYAYPVLEIKENNTDVAHEASISKIADEQIFYLMSRGISSDDAQNLIINGFIESFTQNLPIEYAVEIERLVNFGLNNGGCDGI, from the coding sequence ATGTCCGGCAATTGTAATTCTTGTGATAATATTTGTTCACAAAATATAAATTTAAATAATAAAAAAGGGTTAAATCAGGAAACTATAAAAGCTATTTCCAAGCTAAAAAATGAGCCATCTTGGATGCTTGATTATAGGCTAAACTCTTTTAATTTTTTTAAAAATAAAGAGATGCAAAATTGGGGTCCGGATCTAAGTAAATTAAATTTTGATGATCTATCTTTTTATTTTGATCCAAAATCCAAAGATAGTAACTCTTGGGAAAATGTAAATCCGGAAATAAAAAAAACTTTTGATAATTTAGGTGTTGCCAAAAATTCAGATGAATCTTTAGCCGGACAAGGCGCACAGTATGAGTCAGAAGTTGTTTATCACAATTTAAAAAAAGAGTGGCAAGATAAAGGCGTTATTTTTTTAGGCACAGATATGGCTTTAAAAAAATATCCGGAAATTTTTGAAAAATATTTTGGTACTGTTATAAAATACGATGATAATAAGTTTAGTGCTCTTAATAGTGCTGTTTGGAGTGGCGGAAGTTTTATCTATGTTCCTAAAAATGTAAAAATAGATATTCCATTGCAGGCTTACTATAGAATTGAACAACAAAATCTTGGTCAGTTCGAACGTACTTTAATTATTGCAGATGAAAATTCAAGCGTAAGTTATGTTGAAGGGTGTACGGCAAAAAATTACTCATCTAATAATTTACATAGTGCTGTTGTAGAAATTATTGCGCATGAAAATGCAACGGTAAAATATTACACTGTGCAAAATTGGTCAAATAGTGTTTACAATCTTGTAACAAAAAGAGCTATTGCACACAAAAATGCTTGTGTAGAATGGATAGATGCAAATATTGGAAGTTCTATAACTATGAAATATCCTGCAGTAATTTTGGCAGGTGAAAACGCAAGAACATCTATTTTATCTCTGGCGATTGCTGGAAAATCTCAAATTCAGGATTCAGGCGCAAAAGCAATTCATCTTGCAGATAATACAACATCAAAAATAATATCAAAATCTATAAGTAGTAATGGTGGGAATGCTATTTTTAGAGGTAAGGTTAAAGTTGTAAAAAATGCGCTAAATTGTAAATCTTTTATGCAATGTGATTCTTTGATAACTGATAAAATTTCTAAAGCATATGCATATCCCGTGTTGGAAATAAAAGAAAATAACACTGATGTTGCTCATGAGGCGAGTATTAGTAAAATTGCAGATGAACAAATTTTTTATCTAATGAGCCGAGGAATTAGTTCTGATGATGCACAAAATTTAATTATAAATGGATTTATTGAGTCCTTTACACAGAATCTGCCGATAGAATATGCTGTCGAAATTGAACGACTTGTTAATTTCGGACTTAATAATGGAGGGTGTGATGGAATTTAA
- a CDS encoding SufD family Fe-S cluster assembly protein — protein sequence MEFNFLLDKNLENNLSLKSLLSQNIKDINLDIKYKININIKDNLNINLIDDLFDLNLFNSEIYFILNNNSVLNYILKTDVLHNCEYFCKKCLKNKNINNIYKKIHVNLLGQNSNADLKIAYNGAGNNLLNIETIQEHNASQTKSNLIIKSALSQFAKLYSDNLIKVNKDLIAINANQDTKSLMFGCSSIALIKPKLEVESQDVICKHGAAASRLNENQLFYLESRGINYCEAKDLLINSFLN from the coding sequence ATGGAATTTAATTTTTTATTGGATAAAAATTTAGAAAATAATTTATCACTCAAATCTCTATTATCTCAAAATATTAAAGATATTAATTTAGATATTAAATATAAAATTAATATAAATATAAAAGATAATTTAAATATAAATTTAATAGACGATTTATTCGATTTAAATTTATTTAACAGCGAAATATATTTTATTTTAAATAACAATAGTGTACTAAATTATATTTTAAAAACAGATGTTTTACATAACTGTGAATATTTTTGTAAAAAATGTTTAAAAAATAAAAACATTAATAATATATATAAAAAAATTCATGTTAATTTATTAGGACAAAATTCCAACGCAGATTTAAAAATAGCTTATAATGGAGCAGGAAATAATCTTTTAAATATTGAAACAATCCAAGAACACAATGCAAGTCAAACTAAAAGTAATTTGATTATTAAGTCTGCATTATCTCAGTTTGCAAAATTATACAGCGATAATTTGATAAAAGTGAATAAAGATTTAATAGCAATAAATGCAAATCAAGATACAAAAAGCTTAATGTTTGGATGTTCTTCTATTGCTTTAATTAAACCTAAGCTTGAAGTTGAATCGCAAGATGTAATTTGTAAACACGGAGCGGCTGCGTCCAGATTAAATGAAAATCAATTATTTTATTTGGAAAGTCGCGGCATAAATTATTGCGAAGCAAAAGATTTATTGATTAATTCTTTTTTGAATTAA
- the gyrB gene encoding DNA topoisomerase (ATP-hydrolyzing) subunit B, giving the protein MKDTKIQNDSSKYGASSIKVLEGLDAVRKRPAMYIGSTGPAGLHHLVYEVVDNSVDEALGGYCNHIIVTIHPDGACSVEDNGRGIPVDIHPTEKVSATQVVLTKLHAGGKFDKDSYKYSGGLHGVGVSVVNALSSKFEVVIWKNGKEYQQFYVNGGHPVADLKEIGPTDKQGTFIKFYPDAQIFEETNFNFETLTARLRELAFLNKGLKIDIADKRIGEDKSFFYEGGIASFVKHINAKKNPLFEEVIECHKEDDTYVVDFACQYNDGYAEQTYSFVNNIRTAEGGTHEAGFRSALTKSLNRFAQKQDALKDGPISSDDAREGFVGVLSIKIPEPQFEGQTKTKLGNSEVKGIVDSWLYSFFDTYFEENPTIARKVVQKALLAQQARNAAKKARELTRRKSALESSILPGKLADCSDSDPSKTELYIVEGDSAGGSAKQGRDRFTQAILPLRGKIINVEKARMDKMLSNNEIKDLITAIGSGIGNDSFNIEKARYHKIVIMTDADVDGAHIRILLLTFFFRHMKPLIEAGYLYVAQPPLYKVKLGKKEKYLQTDSELNEFLFNWIQENIDLKVNNNNLEEKEIEKLFQQILEYQTELYKFSNNIELSIKNSHELLNFINNTNTKIAQHDAQELINSLRNYFPKYQIELEQEKSVDDLMAGEETPTVKQFITFKEAKRSWQVPLNFFESKETENVLNLLKPVCHLDKDAWSFKLKNKETFAKDTGILKLIDQIVDLGKSMMTVQRYKGLGEMNPEQLWETTMNPETRKFLQVTIEDAIKADQWFTSLMGDEVEERRDYIQKHAHFVKNLDI; this is encoded by the coding sequence ATGAAAGATACAAAAATACAAAACGATAGTAGCAAATATGGAGCCAGTTCCATAAAAGTTTTAGAAGGTTTGGATGCCGTTCGCAAAAGACCTGCCATGTATATTGGATCAACAGGTCCGGCAGGTTTACATCACCTGGTCTACGAAGTCGTGGACAATTCGGTTGACGAAGCTTTGGGCGGATATTGTAATCACATAATAGTAACAATACATCCTGATGGTGCTTGCTCTGTTGAGGATAACGGCCGAGGTATCCCGGTAGACATACATCCAACAGAAAAAGTATCGGCAACGCAAGTCGTTTTAACCAAATTACATGCCGGCGGTAAATTTGATAAAGATTCATATAAATATTCCGGTGGATTACACGGCGTCGGTGTATCGGTTGTAAACGCATTATCAAGTAAATTCGAAGTTGTCATTTGGAAAAATGGTAAAGAATATCAACAATTTTATGTAAATGGCGGACATCCTGTAGCCGATTTAAAAGAAATTGGACCAACAGACAAACAAGGCACATTCATAAAATTTTATCCTGATGCACAAATATTTGAAGAAACAAATTTTAATTTTGAAACACTAACTGCAAGACTTCGAGAATTAGCCTTTTTAAATAAAGGACTAAAAATAGATATCGCCGATAAACGAATTGGTGAAGATAAATCATTTTTTTATGAAGGCGGCATAGCCTCTTTTGTAAAACATATAAATGCTAAGAAAAATCCACTTTTTGAAGAAGTAATTGAATGCCATAAAGAAGACGATACTTATGTAGTTGATTTTGCATGCCAATATAATGACGGCTATGCAGAACAAACTTACAGTTTTGTAAACAATATAAGAACGGCAGAAGGTGGTACTCATGAAGCCGGATTTAGATCGGCTTTAACAAAAAGTTTAAACCGATTTGCACAAAAACAAGATGCCTTAAAAGATGGTCCTATATCTAGCGATGACGCAAGAGAAGGATTTGTTGGTGTATTGAGTATAAAAATACCCGAACCACAGTTTGAGGGACAAACAAAAACAAAATTAGGTAACAGTGAAGTAAAAGGTATTGTTGATTCTTGGTTATATTCTTTCTTTGATACATACTTTGAAGAAAATCCAACAATAGCAAGAAAAGTTGTTCAAAAAGCTTTGTTAGCACAGCAAGCAAGAAATGCTGCCAAAAAAGCTCGCGAATTAACAAGAAGAAAATCCGCGCTTGAAAGCTCAATTCTTCCAGGAAAATTAGCTGACTGCTCAGATAGCGATCCATCAAAAACTGAACTATACATAGTTGAGGGAGACTCTGCAGGCGGTTCGGCAAAACAAGGTCGCGATAGATTCACTCAAGCAATTTTGCCTCTACGTGGTAAAATAATAAACGTAGAAAAAGCGCGCATGGACAAAATGTTATCAAATAATGAAATAAAAGATTTGATAACGGCAATTGGATCGGGAATTGGAAATGATTCTTTCAATATTGAAAAAGCAAGATATCACAAAATTGTTATAATGACAGACGCTGACGTTGACGGCGCGCACATAAGAATTTTGCTTTTAACTTTCTTTTTCAGACATATGAAACCGTTAATTGAAGCCGGTTATCTATATGTTGCGCAACCACCATTGTATAAAGTAAAATTAGGTAAAAAAGAAAAATATCTACAAACGGATTCGGAATTAAATGAATTCTTATTCAATTGGATACAAGAAAATATTGATTTAAAAGTCAATAACAACAATCTTGAAGAAAAAGAAATTGAAAAATTATTTCAACAAATTCTTGAATATCAAACAGAACTGTATAAATTTAGCAATAATATTGAACTATCAATAAAAAATAGCCATGAACTTTTAAATTTTATTAACAATACAAATACAAAAATCGCACAACATGACGCACAAGAACTTATAAACAGTTTGAGAAATTATTTTCCTAAATATCAAATAGAACTTGAACAAGAAAAAAGCGTTGATGATTTAATGGCAGGCGAAGAAACTCCGACAGTAAAACAATTTATCACATTTAAAGAAGCAAAAAGATCTTGGCAAGTGCCATTGAATTTTTTTGAATCAAAAGAGACAGAAAATGTACTCAATTTATTAAAACCGGTCTGTCACTTAGATAAAGACGCATGGTCATTTAAGTTAAAAAACAAAGAAACTTTTGCAAAAGACACGGGAATCTTAAAACTTATAGATCAAATTGTAGATTTGGGTAAATCAATGATGACTGTCCAACGCTATAAAGGTCTTGGAGAAATGAATCCTGAACAGCTTTGGGAAACAACAATGAATCCTGAAACAAGAAAATTTTTACAAGTTACAATTGAAGATGCTATAAAAGCTGATCAATGGTTTACATCACTTATGGGTGATGAAGTTGAAGAGAGACGTGATTATATACAAAAGCATGCGCATTTTGTAAAAAATCTGGATATTTAA
- a CDS encoding nucleoside deaminase translates to MYTKENLIFMNQALNQAKLALKKEEVPVGAVIVDDMGNILSKAYNKTEKNKCQTGHAEVLAIQKACKKLKTWRLDNCSIYVSLEPCLMCLGLIQLSRINALYFGAISKEFGSGLQDALKHKLYKKDLLIVGGLKENESIDILRKFFMNLRKLRKVNCERKSRILRKGKKEIA, encoded by the coding sequence ATGTATACAAAAGAAAATTTAATATTTATGAATCAAGCTTTAAATCAAGCTAAGCTTGCATTAAAAAAAGAAGAGGTTCCTGTTGGTGCCGTAATTGTTGATGATATGGGAAATATTTTATCAAAAGCATATAATAAAACTGAAAAAAATAAGTGCCAGACTGGGCATGCTGAAGTTTTAGCCATACAAAAAGCATGTAAAAAATTAAAAACATGGAGATTGGATAATTGTTCAATCTATGTAAGTTTGGAACCGTGTTTAATGTGCTTGGGTCTAATACAATTAAGTAGAATTAACGCTTTATATTTTGGTGCCATATCTAAAGAATTTGGCTCAGGATTGCAAGATGCATTAAAACATAAACTCTATAAAAAAGATTTATTGATCGTTGGAGGGTTGAAAGAGAATGAAAGTATTGATATCCTTAGGAAGTTTTTTATGAATTTAAGAAAATTGAGAAAGGTGAATTGTGAAAGAAAGAGCAGAATTCTTAGAAAAGGTAAAAAAGAGATTGCTTGA
- a CDS encoding TraR/DksA family transcriptional regulator — MKERAEFLEKVKKRLLDRRLEMVQDLDNLITQKVSDGQVQDTGDEALSLTMENLKSSLEKTDIDELKLIDDALSRLDKSEYGVCVDCGEPISLKRLETFPYAKRCIVCQESFEA, encoded by the coding sequence GTGAAAGAAAGAGCAGAATTCTTAGAAAAGGTAAAAAAGAGATTGCTTGATAGAAGATTGGAAATGGTGCAAGATCTTGATAATTTAATAACTCAAAAAGTTTCTGATGGACAGGTTCAAGATACTGGGGATGAAGCTTTATCTTTGACTATGGAAAATTTAAAATCATCATTGGAAAAAACCGATATTGATGAATTGAAATTAATTGATGATGCATTAAGCAGATTGGATAAAAGTGAATATGGTGTTTGCGTTGATTGCGGCGAGCCTATATCTTTAAAACGTCTGGAAACGTTTCCATATGCTAAGCGATGCATTGTTTGTCAAGAATCATTTGAGGCTTAA
- the rpsI gene encoding 30S ribosomal protein S9 — translation MKKSTAVNNIHGVGRRKSSIARVWLRSGKGNIVVNGISYDKYFDTKLTKSKIALPGKVTGKAQNVDLEINICGGGKKGQADAIQLGISRALLKLDPELKAVLRKYDLLTVDSRLKERKKYGQKAARKKFQFVKR, via the coding sequence ATGAAAAAGAGTACAGCTGTTAATAATATTCATGGTGTCGGTAGAAGAAAATCATCTATAGCTCGTGTTTGGCTAAGATCTGGTAAAGGAAATATTGTAGTAAATGGAATAAGTTACGATAAATATTTTGATACCAAACTCACAAAAAGTAAGATTGCATTGCCTGGTAAAGTTACCGGAAAAGCTCAAAATGTTGATTTGGAAATCAATATTTGCGGTGGCGGTAAAAAAGGTCAGGCTGATGCTATTCAGTTGGGAATAAGTCGCGCATTATTAAAATTGGATCCTGAATTAAAAGCAGTTTTAAGAAAATATGATCTTTTAACTGTTGATTCAAGATTAAAAGAACGTAAAAAATACGGCCAAAAAGCTGCTAGAAAAAAATTCCAATTCGTAAAACGTTAA